Genomic DNA from Nocardioides aquaticus:
GACTTGATCGACCTTCGCAGGTCGGGCCTGTCGACGAAGCGACCCGCTGGAGTGGCTGGACCGTCAGGTCGAACGGCGTGCCGAGGTCAGCGGGGATCCTCCCGACCCCGGCGCCCTGCTCCGGCTGACCGCCTGCGTCCTGATCGAGGCTCACGACGAGCGGCAGGTTGCCGAGCGCCGCTCTCGTCCAGAAGGCTCCATGGCCCTGTTCGACCCGCCGGCCCCGACCATCAGCGCCAACGCGAAGTCCGGAGACCAGAGTAGATCGACGCCCCCGCCGCCGTTAAGCCATGGTTCGACCAGCAGAGCGCCACGCGCGGCTACTTCCAGCACGCTTCGGGACTTGATCGGACCGACGTACAGCCGGCGACTCGTGGTGGCCGTGTCCGGAGCCGGGCTCAGTAGGCCCCGCGAGATCCGAGGACGGCGCGGGCCGTGCGGGCGAGGATCGAGACGTCCTGCAGCATCGACCAGTTATCGACGTAGTAGAGGTCGAGACGGACGGCTTCCTCCAGGGTCAGGTCGCTACGGCCCGAGACCTGCCACAGACCTGTCATGCCGGGACGGACGTGGAGCCGGCGACTCATCGCGTGGTCGTACAACGCCACCTCCTTGGCCACCTGCGGGCGCGGGCCGACGAGGCTCATGTCGCCTCGCAGCACGTTGAAGAGCTGGGGGACCTCGTCGACCGAGAAGCGCCGTAGCCACCGGCCGGGGCGGGTGATCCGGGGGTCGCCCTTGACCTTGAAGAGCAGGGCGCTGGCGCCGGACTCGGTCTGCATGTCGGCGATAAGTCGGTCGGCGTCCGGCACCATCGTCCGGAACTTGAGGCAGGAGAACTCCTCACCGTGCCGGCCGATCCTAGGGTGCGAGAAGAGCAGGGGGCCGCCGTCGTGCAGCCGGATGCGCAGCGCCACGAACACCAGCAGGGGGCTGAAGGCGAGGATCAGCCCGAGACTGCCGAGGACGTCGAAGAGTCGCTTGCCCCAGCGAGACGCGTCCGACCAGGTCGGCGGATCGATGTGGATCAGCGGCAGGCCGCCGACGGGCCGGATGCCGACGCGCTCGCTGGAGATGTCGGTGACGCTGGGGGCGACTACGACCCCCACCTGCTGCTTCTCAAGGGTCCAGAACATGCTGCGCATCACGGTGGCCGAACCGGCGGACCCGCCGGCGAAGAAGATGATGTCGGCGCCCTGGTCCTGGGCGACCTCGGGAGCGTCGGTGGTGTTGCCGAGGACGGGCAACCCGGTGCTCGTCTCCTCGCCGAGGTCCCACTCGGGGGTGAGCGCGCCGATGACGTCGTATCCCAGCCAGCGCTCGCGGCCGAGGACCCGGGCCACGTCGTCGACGTGGGAGCGCGTGCCGGCGATCAGCACGCGGCGGGTCAGGGCGCCGCGGCGTCGAGCTGCGTGCAGCATCTTGCGGACGGTGTAGCGGCCGATGAGGACCAGCGGGACCCCGATCGCGTAGGCGAGCAGGAAGAAGCCCCGGGACAGCGGGTACTGGGCGACGTAGCACCCGACGGCGGTCAGTCCGGTGGCGACCAGACCGGCGTTCAGCACCCGCTTGTACTCGTCGGTGCCTGCGCCGAACACTTCCTGGCGGTAGCCGCCGAGGACCGCGATGGCGGCGACCCAGCCAAGCAGCATGACCGGGCCGACCATGCCCACCGACTCCCGGATCCCGCCGGCGGAGACGTCGAAGATGCTGAGCTCTTCGCGCCCGAGCACGGCGATGGTGCCGGCCACAGAGATCAGCGCGACGTCGAGCGCCAGGAGGGTGAGGGGCAGGAAACCCAAGGTCCGCCTAGCATGTGCCGACGCTGGGACCGCCTGCGCAGGCAGTCCGGAGAGCAGGGTCACGGCGTCAATCCTTCGTGTCGTCCGGCATGCGAGGCGCCCCTACGGCTCGACGGAAACCGCCCGTGGTATGGCGTCGTGACCACGCCGGGCAGGTCATGTCCCAGGTCGGGCTCGGGACGTCAGAACCGTAACGTCGCCCGTTCGCTGGCATGGCGAAACGTCGAGATCGGGTCGATCTGACGTGGATCTGACCAAGGCCGTCCAGACCGGTGCCGTGGAGCCGTAGGGTTCCCACGTCCGGACCGGCCAGTGAGAGGTTCCCCCTGATGAGACTCCCGTCATCCCGCACCCGCCGGGCGGTGTCCGCCCTCGGCCTGCTCGTCGTGCTCGGGACGACCGCGTCGGGGTGCAGCGGTGGTGCCGACCAGGAGCCGGCCGAGTCGCCCGTGACGTCGGCGTCATCCCCGCAAGGCGAAGTGCCGACGGAGGTCGAGCCGGACGGACTTCCGGTGGACTTCCCGCGGGACGAGGTCTCGGTCGTCGATGGCGAGATTGTCTCGGTCCAAGAGCCCACGGCGAAGAGCGGCGCCTACAACGTGCTGGTCTACGCCGGCGGAACCCCACGGCTCACGGTCGTCGAACAGGCGGTCGGACTGCTCGAGGACGTTGGGTGGTCACTCGAGACCACCATCGAGGGCAACCCCCCGGCGCCCCAGGTGCTGACGAAGTCAGACGGGGTCGCTCAGCGCGTCATCATCACGAACAGCGCCCCGGGTGACGAGTCGGCCATCGGGTACACCGTCCAGGTGCGGGACTGACCCAGGCGGTCGTCTGCCCCGTGGACCCCGGCTCAGTAGGCTCCGCGGCCACCGAGAACGGCGCGCGCGGTCTTGGCCAGGATCGTGAGGTCCTGGGCCATTGACCAATTGTCGACGTAGTAGAGGTCGAGGCGGATGGCTTCGTCCCACGACAGCTGTGAGCGGCCGGAGACCTGCCACAGGCCGGTCATGCCGGGGCGGACCCACATCCGGCGGGCTGCTCCAGCGTCGTACCCCTCGACCTCGCTGGGCAGCGGGGGCGGGGACCGATGAGGCTCATCTCGCCGCGCAGCACGTTGAGCAGCTGCGGCAGCTCGTCGATCGAGAGTCGACGGATCCAGCGACCGGGCCGGGTGATCCGCGGGTCATCGGCCATCTTGAACAGACCGCCGTCGAAGCCGACCTCGGCGTGGAGCTGGGCCAACCGCTGCTCGGCGTCCGTCACCATGCTGCGGACCTTGAAGCAGCCGAACTCACGTCCGTTGCGACCGACGCGGGTCTGCCGGAAGAGAATCGGGCCGCCGTCGTCGAGCTTGACCAGCAGCGCCACCGCAGTCAGCAGCGGGGCGAGCAGGAAAAGAAGCACGGAGGAACCGGCGATGTCGAAGGCGCGCTTGCCCCACCGGGAGGCGTCAGCCCAGGTCGGCGGATCGACGTGCACGAGCGGCATCCCTCCGACAGGGTGCACGCGGACACGCTCGCTGGAGATGTCGTTGATCGACGGGGCGAGCACGACGCCGACGCCGGCCCGCTCGAGAGCCCAAGAGGTGGCCCGCATGTCCCGCGCCGAGCCGGCTGCGCCACCGGCGAAGAAGGCGACGTCTACCTCGTGTTGAGCCGTCACGGTGGTCAGGTCCGCGGTGGTGCCGAGCACCGGCACCCCGGCGGGGGTCTCACTCATCGTGGTGCCAGCCGGCAGGACGGCACCGACCACGTGGTAGCCGAGCCAGGTGTCGCGCTGCAGCACCCGGGCGATGTCGTCGACGTGCGCGGCGTCGCCGCAGATGACGATCCGCTGGGCGTAGAGACCCTCGCGGCGGGCCCGGTGCAGCGCCCTGCGCAGTCCGAAGCGAACGACGAGCAGGCCGGGCAGGCCCACGCCGAAGAGGAGTAAGAAGAAGCCACGGGAGAGGTCGTAGTCGGTGACGTAACAGGCGAAGCCGAACGCTGCACCGGCATAGACGGTGGCGCGAGCCACCCGGCCGTACTCCTCGCTGCCGGCGCCCTGGACGTCGGAGCGGTAGCCGCCGACAAGCGCGATGGCCAGCATCCAGCCGACGAGCACGAGGGGCGCGACGAGGCTCAGGTCGCCGGTCACGGTGGTGGTCGCGCCGACCAGCCACCCGGCTTGACGGCCAAGAAGGGCGACGGCGCCGGCCAGGGCCACGACGACGGCGTCGCCGATCAGGGTCGGCAGGATCCAGGAGCGTGCTCCACGGATCCGGCGACGACCTTCGTACGCCGGTGCGAAGGTCGTGAGCGCCCGCGAATCGGCCGCGGCGTACTGCGTCATGTGCAAATCCCCCCGCAGGGCCCGTCGGGAGCGCGGCCCTGCAAGTCTGATTGAAGAGGTGATGACCGACCCGTAGGACGATTCGGCGCTGCGTTCCCCAAAACCGGGTAGCGACCAAGGTCCGGGGTCGGGCGGGCAGGATGGCCCCATGCCACTCGACCCCGGAACCCAGTCCCTGCTCGACCTCATCGCCGCCGCCGGCTACCCGCCCATGCACGAGGGCACCCCGACCACCGCTCGTCAGGCGATGCGGTCGATGACGGTCGACCTGGTCACCGACGAGACCCGGATCCCGGTCGGCGAGGTCACCGACATCGACGCCGGCGGCGTGCCCGCCCGGTTCTACCGGCCCGAGGGCGACGGCCCGTGGCCGACCCTGGTCTGGATCCACGGCGGTGGCTGGGTGATCGGTGACCTCGACACCTACGACCAGACCTGCCGCCGGTTCTGCCGCGACGGGGAGATGGCGGTGCTGTCGGTGGACTACCGGCTCGCTCCGGAAGCGCCGTTCCCGGCCGCGGTCGAGGACTCGATGACCGCGGTCCGCTGGGCGCTGGAGCACCGAGCCGAGCTCGGTGGCAGCGACCTGGTCGCGGTGGGCGGGGACAGCGCGGGCGGCAACCTCTCCGCCATCGCCGCGCAGGAGCTGCGCGACCAGCTGGCCGCTCAAGTGCTGATCTACCCCTCGACCGACATGGCCGGCGACTACCCATCGCGCGCTGAGAACGCCGAAGGCTACTTCCTCGACCTCGCCACGATGGTGTGGTTCTCCGGGCACTACCTGAGCGGCGGCGAGCGCCTCGACCTGGCCGACCCGCGGCTGTCGCCCATCGCCAGCGACGTCGCCGGTGTCGCACCGGCCGTCGTGGTCACGGCGGAGTACGACCCGCTCCGGGACGAGGGCGAGGCCTACGCCGACAAGCTCGCCGCGGCCGGCGTCAAGGTCGACCGCACTCGCTACGACGGCCTGGTGCACGGCTTCCTCGACATGGGCGCGATGAGCCCGGCCGCGGACGCCGCGCTCGGTGACATCATCGCGCTCACGAAGGCCCTGCTCGACCGGCTCGCCTGAGCCGGTGCGGGCGCTGCACGGGATCGCGACGCACGCCTGGGACGACTGGACCCTCGGTGACCTGCTCGCAGCGAAGGTCGCTGCAGGCACGACGGTGAGCCTCGTGGTGCCGGCGCGGAACGAGGCCGCGACGGTCGGAGACGTGGTGACGCGGGTGCGGGAGGCGCTGGTCGAGACGACCGCCCTGATCGACGAACTCATCGTCGTGGACTCCGACTCGACCGACACCACCTACGACGTCGCGACCGACGCCGGGGCGACCGTGCACCGCAGCGCCGAGATCCGCCCCGACCTCGGCTCGCATCCCGGCAAGGGCGAGGCGATGTGGAAGTCGCTGTTCGTCACCACCGGCGACCTGGTCGTCTTCATGGACGCCGACCTGCTCGACTGGGACACCCACTTCGTGCCGGGGTTGCTCGGGCCGTTGCTTCTCCCGTCGCCGGGTCTCGAGGCTTCGGGCCCGGCGGCCCTCGCACCTCGACCAGCGGCGTCCACGGAGGTCGAGGAGCGAGCGCAGCGAGCGTC
This window encodes:
- a CDS encoding sugar transferase codes for the protein MGFLPLTLLALDVALISVAGTIAVLGREELSIFDVSAGGIRESVGMVGPVMLLGWVAAIAVLGGYRQEVFGAGTDEYKRVLNAGLVATGLTAVGCYVAQYPLSRGFFLLAYAIGVPLVLIGRYTVRKMLHAARRRGALTRRVLIAGTRSHVDDVARVLGRERWLGYDVIGALTPEWDLGEETSTGLPVLGNTTDAPEVAQDQGADIIFFAGGSAGSATVMRSMFWTLEKQQVGVVVAPSVTDISSERVGIRPVGGLPLIHIDPPTWSDASRWGKRLFDVLGSLGLILAFSPLLVFVALRIRLHDGGPLLFSHPRIGRHGEEFSCLKFRTMVPDADRLIADMQTESGASALLFKVKGDPRITRPGRWLRRFSVDEVPQLFNVLRGDMSLVGPRPQVAKEVALYDHAMSRRLHVRPGMTGLWQVSGRSDLTLEEAVRLDLYYVDNWSMLQDVSILARTARAVLGSRGAY
- a CDS encoding alpha/beta hydrolase, encoding MPLDPGTQSLLDLIAAAGYPPMHEGTPTTARQAMRSMTVDLVTDETRIPVGEVTDIDAGGVPARFYRPEGDGPWPTLVWIHGGGWVIGDLDTYDQTCRRFCRDGEMAVLSVDYRLAPEAPFPAAVEDSMTAVRWALEHRAELGGSDLVAVGGDSAGGNLSAIAAQELRDQLAAQVLIYPSTDMAGDYPSRAENAEGYFLDLATMVWFSGHYLSGGERLDLADPRLSPIASDVAGVAPAVVVTAEYDPLRDEGEAYADKLAAAGVKVDRTRYDGLVHGFLDMGAMSPAADAALGDIIALTKALLDRLA
- a CDS encoding glucosyl-3-phosphoglycerate synthase — protein: MRALHGIATHAWDDWTLGDLLAAKVAAGTTVSLVVPARNEAATVGDVVTRVREALVETTALIDELIVVDSDSTDTTYDVATDAGATVHRSAEIRPDLGSHPGKGEAMWKSLFVTTGDLVVFMDADLLDWDTHFVPGLLGPLLLPSPGLEASGPAALAPRPAASTEVEERAQRASRDPVSRVALVKGFYERPGADGPWEGGRVTELVARPLIATSFPELGGLVQPLAGEWAARRSLLEQLWMPTGYAIELAALIDTVRLVGTDAVAQVDLGRRAHRHQALRDLGGMSTQIVAAALARLGAREVGAPAVLRQHGPGPGGMLTSDDRDVVTVERPPAGGVGG